The Methanocella arvoryzae MRE50 genome includes a region encoding these proteins:
- a CDS encoding DUF169 domain-containing protein has translation MQDYAAASNVLITKLELKRSPIAITLLPERPPMEKLTEPVRLCEMWAKAMEGETVYATEKEETCGGGAYYMGLAEMSPVQRNGTLLSRLYPLYATPMAAVRTNERSPRIPFGTALATVCCPLEKAEGDIDVVMIVCNSLAAMKLVDAAVFETGGYVSGMTGPATCSVAFAHPYLSGEVNYCMADVGAREYMKLAPDEMIVSIPGDRLAEVVRNLERTTGSILYDRL, from the coding sequence ATGCAAGACTACGCCGCCGCATCGAACGTTTTGATCACGAAGCTGGAGCTGAAGCGCTCCCCAATTGCTATTACTCTCCTGCCCGAGCGCCCGCCCATGGAGAAACTGACCGAGCCCGTCAGGCTGTGCGAGATGTGGGCTAAGGCGATGGAGGGCGAGACTGTCTACGCCACGGAGAAGGAGGAAACCTGCGGGGGCGGAGCCTATTATATGGGCCTGGCTGAAATGTCGCCTGTACAGCGGAACGGCACTCTGTTATCCAGATTGTATCCTCTTTACGCTACACCCATGGCAGCAGTCCGCACCAATGAGCGCAGCCCCCGGATTCCCTTCGGTACAGCTCTGGCCACCGTCTGCTGCCCGCTGGAGAAAGCCGAAGGCGACATAGACGTCGTGATGATCGTCTGCAATTCTCTGGCGGCCATGAAGCTCGTCGACGCGGCGGTGTTTGAGACGGGCGGGTACGTATCAGGCATGACCGGTCCGGCAACCTGTTCTGTCGCCTTCGCTCACCCCTACCTTTCCGGCGAGGTCAACTACTGCATGGCCGACGTCGGGGCGAGGGAGTACATGAAACTGGCGCCGGACGAGATGATCGTGAGCATTCCGGGCGATCGGCTTGCAGAAGTAGTCAGAAACCTCGAACGTACCACCGGGAGTATACTATATGACCGGCTGTAA